In Kitasatospora sp. NBC_00240, the following are encoded in one genomic region:
- the egtD gene encoding L-histidine N(alpha)-methyltransferase, translated as MHAFDLTRLLPADHFSQALRHDVQHGLTSEPKWLPPKWFYDARGSELFEEITRLPEYYPTRAERAILTERAGEIAAASKARTLVELGSGSSEKTRLLLDALHELGTLETYVPVDVSESALTAAGQALAEEYPELTVRAVLSDFTAGPGLPPDGGPRLVAFLGGTLGNLLPPERAEFLTTLRGMVDHGDSLLLGTDLVKDPAVLVAAYDDSAGVTAEFNKNVLNVLNRELAADFDPAAFEHVARWDAEQEWIEMRLRSLRTQTVKIPALDLPVHFEAGEELRTEVSAKFRRERVADELAAAGFRLSQWWTDEAGRFGLSLAEPV; from the coding sequence ATGCACGCCTTCGATCTCACCCGTCTGCTGCCCGCCGACCACTTCAGCCAGGCGCTGCGCCACGACGTGCAGCACGGCCTGACCTCCGAACCGAAGTGGCTGCCGCCGAAATGGTTCTACGACGCCCGGGGCAGCGAGCTCTTCGAGGAGATCACCCGGCTGCCCGAGTACTACCCGACCCGGGCCGAGCGGGCCATCCTGACCGAGCGGGCCGGTGAGATCGCGGCCGCCTCCAAGGCCCGGACGCTGGTCGAGCTGGGCTCCGGCTCCTCGGAGAAGACCCGCCTGCTGCTGGACGCGCTGCACGAGCTGGGCACGCTGGAGACCTATGTGCCGGTGGACGTGAGCGAGAGCGCGCTGACCGCAGCCGGGCAGGCGCTGGCCGAGGAGTACCCGGAGCTCACGGTGCGCGCGGTGCTGTCCGACTTCACCGCCGGGCCCGGGCTGCCGCCGGACGGCGGGCCGCGGCTGGTGGCCTTCCTCGGGGGGACGCTCGGGAACCTGCTGCCGCCGGAGCGGGCGGAGTTCCTGACCACCCTGCGCGGCATGGTGGACCACGGCGACTCGCTGCTGCTGGGCACCGACCTGGTGAAGGACCCGGCGGTGCTGGTCGCGGCGTACGACGACTCGGCCGGGGTGACGGCGGAGTTCAACAAGAACGTGCTGAACGTGCTGAACCGGGAGCTGGCGGCCGACTTCGACCCGGCGGCGTTCGAGCACGTGGCGCGCTGGGACGCCGAGCAGGAGTGGATCGAGATGCGGCTGCGCTCGCTGCGCACCCAGACCGTGAAGATTCCCGCACTGGACCTGCCGGTGCACTTCGAGGCCGGCGAGGAGCTGCGTACGGAGGTGTCGGCGAAGTTCCGCCGGGAGCGGGTCGCGGACGAGCTGGCGGCGGCCGGGTTTCGGCTCTCCCAATGGTGGACAGACGAGGCCGGCAGGTTCGGGCTTTCACTGGCCGAGCCGGTGTAG
- the egtB gene encoding ergothioneine biosynthesis protein EgtB produces MRELIATELIAARARTAALTDCVEEPDLTAQHSPLMSPLVWDLAHIGNQEELWLLRNVGGRDPMHPEIDPLYDAFEHPRAERPSLPLLPPHEARAYAHEVRGRVLDLLAASPLEGPPLLTDGFAFGMVAQHEQQHDETMLITHQLRQGPAALTAPAPPPAPADAAGLPAEVLVPGGPFRMGTDTEPWALDNERPSHDVELDDFLLDTTPVSNAAYQRFIADGGYQEPRWWTPEGWEHRTRAGLVAPLFWSRDGGQWLRRRFSVLEPVPGDEPVLHVSWYEADAYARWAGRRLPTEAEWEKAARHDPVAGRSRRYPWGDQAPGPEHANLGQRHLRPAPVGSYPAGASPYGVRQLMGDVWEWTASDFRPYPGFRAWPYKEYSEVFFGPEYKVLRGGCFAVAPVACRGTFRNWDYPIRRQIFAGFRTARDPEHR; encoded by the coding sequence CTGCGCGAGCTGATCGCCACCGAGCTGATCGCCGCCCGCGCCCGCACCGCGGCCCTCACCGACTGCGTCGAGGAGCCCGATCTCACCGCCCAGCACTCGCCGTTGATGTCACCGCTGGTCTGGGACCTCGCGCACATCGGCAACCAGGAGGAGCTCTGGCTGCTGCGCAACGTCGGCGGCCGCGACCCCATGCACCCGGAGATCGACCCGCTCTACGACGCCTTCGAGCACCCCCGGGCCGAGCGGCCCAGCCTGCCGCTGCTCCCGCCGCACGAGGCCCGGGCGTACGCGCACGAGGTACGCGGGCGGGTGCTGGACCTGCTCGCCGCGAGCCCCCTGGAGGGCCCGCCGCTGCTGACCGACGGCTTCGCCTTCGGCATGGTGGCCCAGCACGAACAGCAGCACGACGAAACCATGCTGATCACACATCAGCTAAGGCAGGGCCCGGCGGCGCTGACCGCACCGGCGCCCCCGCCGGCCCCGGCCGACGCCGCCGGCCTGCCCGCCGAAGTACTCGTCCCCGGTGGGCCGTTCCGGATGGGCACCGACACCGAGCCCTGGGCACTGGACAACGAACGCCCGTCCCATGACGTCGAGTTGGACGACTTCCTGCTGGACACCACCCCCGTCTCCAACGCCGCCTACCAGCGGTTCATCGCCGACGGCGGCTACCAGGAGCCCCGCTGGTGGACGCCCGAGGGCTGGGAGCACCGGACCCGGGCCGGCCTGGTCGCCCCGCTGTTCTGGAGCCGGGACGGCGGCCAGTGGCTGCGCCGCCGCTTCAGCGTCCTCGAACCCGTCCCCGGCGACGAGCCGGTACTGCACGTCAGTTGGTACGAGGCGGACGCGTACGCCCGGTGGGCCGGGCGGCGGCTGCCCACCGAGGCCGAGTGGGAGAAGGCCGCCCGGCACGACCCGGTCGCCGGCCGCTCGCGCCGCTACCCCTGGGGCGACCAGGCCCCCGGGCCGGAGCACGCCAACCTCGGCCAGCGCCACCTGCGCCCGGCGCCCGTGGGCAGCTACCCGGCCGGCGCCTCCCCGTACGGTGTACGGCAGTTGATGGGCGACGTCTGGGAGTGGACGGCGAGCGACTTCCGGCCGTACCCGGGGTTCCGGGCCTGGCCGTACAAGGAGTACTCGGAGGTGTTCTTCGGCCCGGAGTACAAGGTGCTGCGCGGCGGCTGCTTCGCGGTCGCCCCGGTCGCCTGCCGGGGGACGTTCCGGAACTGGGACTACCCGATCCGGCGGCAGATCTTCGCCGGGTTCCGCACCGCCCGCGACCCGGAGCACCGCTGA
- a CDS encoding sugar porter family MFS transporter, protein MTATQSSARPGRAPEASAPAPDRLGFVVFITAAAALGGFLFGYDSSVINGAVSGIQERFGVGDGVTGLIVSSALLGSAVGAALAGRFADRYGRIRVMKAGAVLFGISAVGSMVPFAAWDLALWRVLGGAAIGIASVIAPTYIAEVAPTRYRGRLASFQQAAIVLGIAISQLVNWVLTESAGGDTRGQLLGLEAWQWMLGVCAVPAVVYFVLSSMIPESPRFLISAGRLDEAREVLKEVEGPAADTDARIAEIQGLIASDHRPRFKDLLGGRFGLLPIVWTGIGLSVFQQLVGINVIFYYSSILWQSVGIDQSNSLLISFSSSIINIVGTVIAILLVDRIGRKPLALVGSVGMALSLGACAWAFSSATGSGDDVALPDLQGTVALVAANAFVLFFAMSWGVVVWVMLGEMFPNRIRAAALSVAASAQWIANWAITVSFPSMAGWNLSATYLAYALFAAGSVFFVARFMKETKGVRLEDMG, encoded by the coding sequence GTGACCGCCACCCAGTCGTCAGCCCGGCCCGGCCGGGCCCCGGAGGCTTCGGCCCCGGCCCCCGACCGCCTCGGCTTCGTCGTCTTCATCACCGCCGCCGCCGCGCTCGGCGGGTTCCTGTTCGGCTACGACAGCTCCGTGATCAACGGCGCCGTCTCCGGCATCCAGGAAAGGTTCGGTGTCGGCGACGGCGTGACCGGCCTGATCGTCTCCTCCGCACTGCTCGGCTCGGCGGTCGGCGCGGCGCTGGCCGGCCGCTTCGCCGACCGCTACGGACGGATCAGGGTGATGAAGGCGGGCGCGGTCCTCTTCGGGATCAGCGCCGTCGGCTCGATGGTGCCGTTCGCCGCCTGGGACCTCGCCCTGTGGCGGGTCCTGGGCGGTGCGGCGATCGGCATCGCCTCGGTGATCGCGCCGACCTACATCGCCGAGGTGGCGCCGACCCGCTACCGGGGGCGGCTCGCCTCCTTCCAGCAGGCCGCGATCGTGCTCGGCATCGCCATCTCGCAGCTGGTCAACTGGGTGCTGACGGAGTCGGCCGGCGGTGACACCCGGGGACAGCTGCTCGGCCTGGAGGCCTGGCAGTGGATGCTCGGCGTCTGCGCCGTCCCCGCCGTCGTCTACTTCGTGCTCTCCTCGATGATCCCGGAGTCCCCGCGCTTCCTGATCTCGGCCGGCCGGCTCGACGAGGCCCGCGAGGTGCTCAAGGAGGTCGAGGGCCCGGCCGCGGACACCGACGCCCGGATCGCCGAGATCCAGGGCCTGATCGCCTCCGACCACCGGCCCCGCTTCAAGGACCTGCTGGGTGGCCGCTTCGGCCTGCTGCCGATCGTCTGGACCGGCATCGGCCTGTCGGTCTTCCAGCAGCTGGTCGGCATCAACGTGATCTTCTACTACTCGTCGATCCTCTGGCAGTCCGTCGGTATCGACCAGAGCAACTCGCTGCTGATCAGCTTCTCCAGCTCGATCATCAACATCGTCGGCACGGTGATCGCGATCCTGCTGGTCGACCGGATCGGCCGCAAGCCGCTCGCCCTGGTCGGCTCGGTCGGCATGGCGCTCTCGCTGGGCGCCTGCGCCTGGGCGTTCTCCTCGGCCACCGGCAGCGGCGACGACGTCGCCCTGCCCGACCTGCAGGGCACCGTGGCACTGGTCGCCGCCAACGCCTTCGTGCTGTTCTTCGCGATGTCCTGGGGTGTGGTCGTCTGGGTGATGCTCGGCGAGATGTTCCCCAACCGGATCCGGGCCGCGGCGCTCTCGGTGGCCGCCTCGGCCCAGTGGATCGCCAACTGGGCGATCACGGTGTCCTTCCCGTCGATGGCGGGCTGGAACCTCTCCGCGACGTACCTGGCCTACGCGCTCTTCGCGGCCGGGTCGGTGTTCTTCGTGGCCAGGTTCATGAAGGAGACCAAGGGCGTCCGCCTGGAGGACATGGGCTGA
- the egtC gene encoding ergothioneine biosynthesis protein EgtC codes for MCRHLAYLGAPVALRELISEPPFGLHRQSWAPRMQRYGTMNVDGFGVGWYADGDPVPARYRRDGPIWADPSFADLTRVVRSRAVLAAVRSATEGCAAGEAAAAPFGADGWLFSHNGVVQGWPDKLDAVAALLPPAELLSLEARSDSALVWALVLHRLRAGAGPGEALAATVQDIAACTDARLNLLLTDGATIAATTYGDTLFRRSRPGHSVLLASEPADDGPDWAPVPDRSLVLATTEGVTVRPL; via the coding sequence ATGTGCCGCCATCTCGCCTACCTCGGCGCGCCCGTGGCCCTGCGCGAACTCATCAGCGAGCCGCCGTTCGGGCTCCACCGGCAGTCCTGGGCGCCCAGGATGCAGCGGTACGGCACGATGAACGTCGATGGCTTCGGGGTCGGCTGGTACGCGGACGGCGACCCGGTGCCGGCCCGCTACCGCCGGGACGGGCCGATCTGGGCCGATCCGTCGTTCGCCGACCTCACCCGGGTGGTGCGCAGCCGCGCGGTGCTGGCGGCCGTCCGCTCCGCGACCGAGGGCTGCGCGGCCGGCGAGGCCGCGGCCGCGCCCTTCGGCGCCGACGGCTGGCTGTTCAGCCACAACGGCGTCGTCCAGGGCTGGCCGGACAAGCTCGACGCGGTCGCCGCCCTGCTGCCGCCGGCCGAACTGCTCTCCTTGGAGGCCCGCAGCGACTCCGCCCTGGTCTGGGCGCTGGTGCTGCACCGGCTGAGAGCCGGCGCGGGCCCCGGCGAGGCGCTGGCCGCGACCGTCCAGGACATCGCCGCCTGCACGGACGCCCGGCTGAACCTGCTGCTGACGGACGGCGCCACCATCGCCGCCACCACCTACGGCGACACGCTGTTCCGGCGCAGCCGCCCGGGCCACAGCGTGCTGCTCGCCTCGGAGCCCGCCGACGACGGTCCCGACTGGGCTCCCGTCCCGGACCGCTCCCTGGTCCTGGCGACCACGGAGGGCGTGACCGTACGCCCGCTCTGA